Proteins encoded by one window of Acetivibrio thermocellus ATCC 27405:
- the nadA gene encoding quinolinate synthase NadA, translating to MLDRNELKERIKQLKEEKNAVIVAHNYQNDEVQEIADVIGDSLALSRYCANNDKDVIVFCGVHFMAESAKILSPSKTVLLAEIDAGCPMADMITADALREAKKKYPGAVVVCYVNSSAEVKAESDICCTSSNAVEVVKSIPEKDILFVPDKNLGSYVAEKVPEKNIILWEGYCITHHRISVEQVREIKKIHPDALVLVHPECRKEVCEEADFVGSTKQIIDFAEKSEHSKFIIGTEMGVLYKLKRDNPDKTFYLLSQGLICPNMKKTTLESVYNALKEMKYEIKLDENIRLKAKKALDRMIRIG from the coding sequence ATGTTGGATAGGAATGAGTTGAAGGAAAGAATAAAACAACTGAAAGAAGAAAAAAATGCCGTAATAGTGGCCCATAATTATCAAAATGACGAAGTTCAGGAAATAGCGGATGTAATTGGCGATTCACTGGCACTAAGCAGGTACTGCGCCAATAATGACAAAGATGTTATTGTTTTTTGCGGCGTTCATTTTATGGCGGAGAGCGCAAAAATACTTTCGCCGTCAAAAACAGTATTGCTTGCGGAGATTGATGCCGGCTGTCCTATGGCCGACATGATAACGGCTGATGCTTTAAGGGAGGCAAAGAAAAAGTATCCCGGAGCAGTTGTTGTTTGTTATGTCAATTCATCCGCGGAGGTAAAGGCCGAAAGCGATATATGCTGTACGTCGTCAAACGCCGTTGAGGTTGTAAAATCGATTCCTGAAAAGGACATATTGTTTGTCCCCGACAAAAATTTGGGCAGCTATGTTGCTGAGAAGGTTCCGGAAAAAAACATAATTTTATGGGAAGGTTATTGTATCACGCATCACAGAATAAGCGTCGAGCAGGTCAGGGAAATTAAGAAAATTCATCCTGACGCTCTTGTGCTTGTGCATCCGGAGTGCCGGAAAGAAGTCTGTGAAGAAGCGGATTTTGTCGGCAGTACCAAGCAGATAATTGACTTTGCCGAAAAATCCGAACATTCAAAGTTTATTATAGGCACTGAGATGGGAGTCTTGTACAAACTTAAGAGAGATAATCCGGACAAAACTTTCTATCTGCTCTCTCAGGGACTGATATGTCCAAATATGAAGAAAACCACTTTGGAAAGCGTGTACAATGCGTTAAAAGAAATGAAATATGAAATAAAACTTGATGAAAATATAAGATTGAAGGCCAAAAAAGCTCTGGACAGAATGATCCGGATTGGCTGA